In the genome of Podospora pseudocomata strain CBS 415.72m chromosome 7, whole genome shotgun sequence, the window GGGACACCAGCTATTCACATCTCTAATCACGGCTCTCCCCCTGATGACCAGGATGAGCTGGGTAgtaataacaacaacaagttGCAGCCGCTGCTGGAGGGGATAAGGGAGGAgtcaccctctccttcaccgtCGCCCTCGCCGTCACCCGGAGAGACGGCCACgcagcggaggaggaggcagcagcagcttgacCAGCCGTCTACCTCGTCGCTCttgtcgctgtcgtcgaCGGACTACCATGAGGTCTCGTCCATCGAGACgaatggggaggatggtgggaaGGAAAGGGCGCCGTCGTCACCAGAGGTTGAAGGACAAGAAtcagaagacgaagaggacgacCAAGAGAACGTGTCACAAGACAGGAGGGGGGCTAGGAAGCCGCTTCCTGCGTTGCCAGACGGTCCAAACTGAGCATGTACATAATAATGATTGTTACGAAAGTATTTTGTATCTAGCAGCATTGTAATTACCCGTGATATCCTTTCgcacaagaagcaaaaaCAACTCTTTTCTGCGTGGTATGAACATCTCGTCACCTGGATTCCACCAAGACTCAAGCACACCACGACATCCACAGCGATAGCCAAGACATGAACAGCAGGAATCACGTAATAGAGTAAAGCAACACTGTTTAAAATCTATATGAACTTGGGCACAGCACAGTTCGTTCTTGATTCCGCTGCCAAAAGAAACAACACGCTGTGGTATCGGACGATCGACCTTTCCTAGACCACCAAGGTTTCAAGAAACCCTCTGTGACTAGCCCAATCTTCCCGCTCAAACCATCGCGATTGCCTGTAAGGATGCACCGCCTCTTCAGAGTGCCTATTACCCGTTCCCAGTTTCTcctcccaaaacaccacccgcTAAAGATGATGACCGATTACCAGATACTGATCCCATTTCCTCGCCtcagatcatcatcaactttgaTGATTTGTCAAAGATGGCAAAGCAAAGCGAACCAAAATAAGAAGCAACTTCATGACATCATCAAAATAAGATGATCAAAGGAAGGATATCCGAGTGTCGCCAATCTTCGGTGACTGAAAGGTTGGTAGGTAATGATGCCGAGTTGGTTCTTGATTAGCCCATGTAGAGGCTAGGCTGCTGGATGTGGGAGTCATAGTCGTACTCCTCAAGCGCAGCAAGTCTGGTTCCACGGTCGTATTgagagcggcggcggcgctgctCGTCACGAAAATGCTGGCCGGCATTGGGAGTGAAGAGGCCTGGTGGCGGACAAATGGTGTCAATATCAAACTTGCACCTGGTAGAATGACTCGAACTCACCAACATGCTCAGCGTTTTCAcagctcctcttcatcttggaCTGGTTGTCGGGGCCCGGgaaagcctcctcctcaccagccaaCTCAGGTCTGGGACCATTGAGCGTGAAGTAAAGCTGCTGATGGTCAATAAGAGTTCGAAACTCAAATGGGAGAGAGAGTCGACCGTACCTTGGGGCGATAGTGAGGGGCCTCCAGCATAACAGAGCTGTTGCGGAACTTCTGGACAAGGCAGTCCTTGCCCTGGATAGCTGCAAATTGTCAACAGCCAATCCATCTCAGAAGAGTAATTCGAAAAGCTTACTGGCATATGAGATCTCAGCAACCTTGTCGCTCTTGAAGCAGTTCCAACGTTGGTTGCCACGGGCATTGACGAACTAGGGCACTGTCAGAAAATTTCAATATCCAGTTAATGGAGGATCACATACATCGATGATGTCGAGCGGCTACAAATTCGGTCAGTGTCAGGTTTGCCTCGGcatgaaaaagaaaaacttACGTCAACAAAGTTGATGAACGCATAGCCGACACTGTTATAGAACATCAGCAACTGGCTCACGCCGAAAGGAATGCTTGATGCACATACTTGCAGTCGTTGGCGAAGTCGATTCGCAAGTACATGAAGTCGTACTTGCCCCAGCTGGACTCATCCAcaatcttcttcaacatcgcTTGGTCGACCTTGTTCGGAATGTTTCGCAGCATAATCTATGATGTGTTAGAAACCGATACTTTCTTTTTTCAAAGAGATAGATACTGACTGTGGTGCGGACATCGATGCCATCCCGAATCTTGTTGACATCAACATGGTTGTGATGGCCGGCGGCATTGTAGTAAGGGGACCGATTAACCCGCATGGCGTTCTGACGACGACCATCCATACGATAGGGCTGCATGCCCCTGGGACTGGCGTAGTCGCCATGGTGAAACGCTAACGGAGTGCTAGGCGGAGTATACAACGGTGCCATGACCGGCATGCCGCCAGTCATCGGGGTCATGGGACTCATGGGAGAAATGCCCTGGCTGCGTGTGGGAGTGTGGTCGAGAACGTAGCGAGCCGGCAAGCTGTGCTGAATACCGTGATAGACCACAGTGGGATACATGGCCATCTGCTGATGGGGCAATTGCATCCCACTGGCCGGCGAATGGGCAAGATGCCCAGAGGGCACAatctgttgatgatgagaaggctTCGAGATACCCATTCTCTGAAACAGGTTGGTCATGTCCTGAACCGGGCTTCTCGGAGCGCGGGGAGCATGAACATCAAAAGGCTGGTAGGCTCCGCAGGTGGTGTCGGGCAGGGCAGAAATCAAGTTCAGGTAAACGCCCTGAGATTAGATGTTAGTCACATATAGATCGGATAAGACGAGGGAGTGTAGACTTACATTGAAAGTGCGACCATTGAGGGCCTCTGCGGCAGTAATGGCGGCATCGCAGTCACAAAATTCAACCGTGGCGTGGAAAGGAATGTCTTTCGTCCCGGATAGCTGGCGAAAAGCAAGGACCTCACCATGAGATTCCATGAGAGTGCGGACCACAGTGTTGGTGTGGAAAACGTCAAAATTCGCGCTCTCTTGGGGGAACGCGATAGCCCGGAGCAAGCCATCCGAAACCTGCTGGTGATTCTCACCAGGATTGCGGGCCTGATATGAGGTTAGCACGTATATCCGACCAGTGGCAGAAGCTTGACGCCATCACGTACCTGGTGAAACTCCGCCGCGGCAATATACTGGGCACGCCAGTCCTGGGAACCGAGCTGAACATTCTCGTGAATGTTGGTGGCATCGCGAATGTTGGAGAGAAACAAATAGACTCTCCCATCCTTCGCGAAGATGACGCGCTTACCCTGGCAAGGTGAACCAAACTGACTCAGTTTCTACACATATTGTTAGATATCTACGACTCATCAGGCATAGCCAGCACAGGACAAACCTCAAGATACGTTTCGACCTCTGACAAGGTTACGGAAGCCGTGGAAGAGAAGATAGTGACATAATGAGTGATCCCTAGCTCAGTGCTGAAACGGCCAGAGAGAGGGCCGGCGGCGCTGGCCAGCGATCGAAAGTTCTGCTGAGGGCCATTGGAGGGACCCTGTTGTCCATTGAGGGAACCATGAGCGACCACTGGTACAGACAAGGGCCTGAAGGCGGAAGCGGTCGGAGAGAGCTTCTGGTCCAATGTCGATTTGGAGGGGGTCGCGTTGCTGGAAATGAACGGGTCCTTTTCGGCCACAGGAGCAACATTACCGAAGTGCTCCGTCGACTTCTGATGAAACAATGAGTGGTTGGTGGGACCGTTGAGGCTCATGCCGGTGATGCCGGCGTACAGTTTGTTCGATCTGGCCGAGCCGTCATCGGGCGAGAAGGCAGTCAAACGAGTATCGGGGGTACCATCGTGTTTGTACGAATCCGCCGCGCCGCTCGAAGAATGAGGGGAGGACGGATTGAACGTCCCGTCACGAGACTGTGCCATTGTAACGACCTGGAAAAATCAAAGGTCGTTGtcgagggaggtgagcgAGAGATCCGATGGTCCGAAGGACACGACAAAGCAGAGGGAACTGGCGGTGGAGGTCTTGAGCCAAAACCCTTTGCAGGAAGTGTCAAAGGGAGAAGAGTTGGAGGGCAGGAAGAATTCCTAAGGCACAGAGCAGGCAGGTGACCAGTGGAGATAAAATCTCTGCAAGAGCAGTGTCAGTGGTGTCATTAGttgggatgaagaaggaacGAGTGGTCGGATCACCCTAAGGCAGAAACAGAGTTGTGCTTGCAGACGGAAGGAGCGGCTGGGGGAAATAACGACTCGGCCCCAGACGATAAACAATCGGCCTCAAACGACTGTCCAAGATGACTTTATCGTTTGGGATCATAGGATTGGAAACTGTGTTTCGTCCTCAGCCGGAGTGACTGCAGTCACTCTGGCGGCCGAAGACGGAACCACAACACAGCTCTGGCGGCTGAAGACGAAATCACCACCCGAATTGTGGGGGTAGGATCATCGGGAAGGACCACTTGGTGCCTGATTACGTAGTGATTCCAGGCTGAAGGCTTGAGGGTGAAAGAACCTTGGAGGGAAAGGCCGCTCTTTCAACTAGAAAAAACGAAACAGCTCATTAGGAAGGAAGTAATGATTTGCCAAAGCAACAACACGTGACTGATATATTGACTGCTTGTGTCAGGCAAATAGGGAAGTATGAAGGGGGGTTTTGAAGGATGAttgtgaagaaggaagacattgtggagaaggaagatattgtgaagaaggaagagatcgtgaagaaaagaagtgaGAGAAATGGGTGttgtggtgaagaagagtgGTGAAATCTAAAAGATAACTTGAAGAATGTTACCGCGAAGAACGGTATCATGAGGAAGATAATAGCGAAGAAGGtaatgatgaagaagagatatCGTGAACGATATCTTGATGAAGGAAACGCTACCTGCAAAGGAAGTGTGTATCCATGCAAGGCGCAATGTTTACTTACCCTGGTCGGCGACGTGGTCGACGTCGGATAGGAGGCCGactttgttgactttggatGGAAAGCCCAAAGATTTCAATGTAAGTTGAAGGACGACGAAGGCAGCTGAAACCTTATCCGTGGGCTCACGGATGTCTATGCGATGTCGATACTCAAGATTGCCACCCTTGGGTTGTTGATATTGTTTTGAGGGAAGAGTCAAACCCTAGCACTGAACTCCATGTTATATACTTGAGAGACTAGATCAACGCACGGTTAACGTAGATATGCCACGTCATGGCGATTAGATAGAGCAGTGATGATTCTTTTAGTGTCTTCTTA includes:
- a CDS encoding hypothetical protein (COG:D; EggNog:ENOG503NUPS), with amino-acid sequence MAQSRDGTFNPSSPHSSSGAADSYKHDGTPDTRLTAFSPDDGSARSNKLYAGITGMSLNGPTNHSLFHQKSTEHFGNVAPVAEKDPFISSNATPSKSTLDQKLSPTASAFRPLSVPVVAHGSLNGQQGPSNGPQQNFRSLASAAGPLSGRFSTELGITHYVTIFSSTASVTLSEVETYLEFGSPCQGKRVIFAKDGRVYLFLSNIRDATNIHENVQLGSQDWRAQYIAAAEFHQARNPGENHQQVSDGLLRAIAFPQESANFDVFHTNTVVRTLMESHGEVLAFRQLSGTKDIPFHATVEFCDCDAAITAAEALNGRTFNGVYLNLISALPDTTCGAYQPFDVHAPRAPRSPVQDMTNLFQRMGISKPSHHQQIVPSGHLAHSPASGMQLPHQQMAMYPTVVYHGIQHSLPARYVLDHTPTRSQGISPMSPMTPMTGGMPVMAPLYTPPSTPLAFHHGDYASPRGMQPYRMDGRRQNAMRVNRSPYYNAAGHHNHVDVNKIRDGIDVRTTIMLRNIPNKVDQAMLKKIVDESSWGKYDFMYLRIDFANDCNVGYAFINFVDVSFSFSCRGKPDTDRICSRSTSSMYFVNARGNQRWNCFKSDKVAEISYATIQGKDCLVQKFRNSSVMLEAPHYRPKQLYFTLNGPRPELAGEEEAFPGPDNQSKMKRSCENAEHVGLFTPNAGQHFRDEQRRRRSQYDRGTRLAALEEYDYDSHIQQPSLYMG